In Oncorhynchus gorbuscha isolate QuinsamMale2020 ecotype Even-year unplaced genomic scaffold, OgorEven_v1.0 Un_scaffold_35:::fragment_2:::debris, whole genome shotgun sequence, one DNA window encodes the following:
- the LOC124017938 gene encoding trypsin-2-like, with amino-acid sequence MNPFHHQDHTATMISLVFVLLIGAAFATEDDKIVGGYECKAYSQPHQVSLNSGYHFCGGSLVNENWVVSAAHCYKTRVEVRLGEHNIQVTEGNEQFISSSRVIPHPNYSSYNINNDIMLIKLSKPATLNTYVQPVALPSSCAPAGTMCTVSGWGNTMSSTADSDKLQCLNIPILSYSDCNNSYPGMITNAMFCAGYLEGGKDSCQGDSGGPVVCNGELQGVVSWGYGCAEPGNPGIYAKVCIFNDWLTSTMATY; translated from the exons ATGAACCCCTTTCATCATCAGGATCATACAGCAACCATGATTTCTCTGGTCTTTGTTCTGCTCATTGGAGCCGCTT TTGCCACGGAGGACGACAAGATCGTCGGAGGGTATGAGTGCAAGGCCTACTCCCAGCCCCACCAGGTGTCTCTGAACTCTGGGTACCACTTCTGTGGTGGTTCCCTGGTCAATGAGAACTGGGTTGTGTCTGCAGCTCACTGCTACAAGAC ccgtGTGGAGGTGCGTCTGGGCGAGCATAACATCCAGGTGACTGAGGGTAACGAGCAGTTCATCTCTTCTTCCCGCGTCATCCCTCACCCCAACTACAGCTCCTATAACATCAACAATGACATCATGCTGATCAAGCTGAGCAAGCCCGCCACCCTCAACACCTACGTGCAGCCTgttgctctgcccagcagctgtGCCCCCGCTGGCACCATGTGTACCGTCTCTGGATGGGGCAACACCATGAGCTCCA CTGCTGACAGCGACAAGCTTCAGTGCCTGAACATCCCCATCCTGTCCTACAGCGACTGTAACAACTCCTACCCTGGCATGATCACCAACGCCATGTTCTGTGCTGGATACCTGGAGGGAGGCAAGGACTCTTGCCAG gGTGACTCCGGTGGCCCAGTGGTGTGCAACGGTGAGCTGCAGGGTGTTGTGTCCTGGGGTTATGGCTGTGCCGAGCCCGGTAACCCCGGTATCTACGCCAAG gTGTGCATCTTCAATGACTGGCTGACCAGCACCATGGCCACCTACTAA